Proteins found in one Clostridium kluyveri DSM 555 genomic segment:
- a CDS encoding tetratricopeptide repeat protein, which translates to MNYFQKANEYYNTKNYKKAIDLYEKAIQIKDNEASSLYNSAVCFIKLKKYEKAIELLNSAIKLRKESKYFFNLGYCYVMLHNTKKALIYFNNAWCLNNDDTDCEKAINTILKNYITKTK; encoded by the coding sequence ATGAATTACTTTCAAAAGGCCAATGAATATTATAATACCAAAAACTATAAAAAAGCTATTGACCTGTATGAAAAGGCCATACAGATAAAGGATAATGAAGCATCTTCTCTATATAACTCTGCAGTATGTTTTATAAAATTAAAAAAATATGAAAAAGCTATAGAACTGTTAAATTCCGCTATAAAATTAAGGAAAGAGAGCAAATATTTTTTTAATCTGGGATACTGTTATGTAATGTTACATAATACCAAAAAAGCCCTTATATACTTTAATAACGCCTGGTGTCTCAATAATGATGATACAGATTGTGAAAAAGCCATAAATACCATATTAAAAAATTACATAACAAAAACCAAATGA
- a CDS encoding IS110 family transposase, which produces MIYIGIDIAKNKHDCCIIDSDGVVYNDSLRISNSRQGFELLYSSILSILPDKDISNVKIGLESTGHYSTNLQNFLYAKGFKLSILNPLATNLFRKAQSLRKTKTDKTDALVIAKMLFSDDTKSYSPVSYQIQELKSLTRHRYRLIGYRSKLKTSVNRLVDIMFPELPDLFWSIHQSSSYALLSILPSPKDIAACHLTKLTNILNTASKGKYGKDKAISLKESAANSIGTNSRSLSFELKQTIRLIQSVQHEIDSLELLIKEIVVEINSPLISIPGISYTLAAIILAEIGDVKRFTTPCKLLAFAGLDPSTYQSGKYTASHTPMVKRGSAYLRWAILMAGRTVSMRDATFSAYLSKKRSEGKHYYVAMSHVAKKLIRIIFHLLKTNATFAPQI; this is translated from the coding sequence ATGATTTATATTGGTATAGATATAGCAAAAAACAAACATGATTGCTGTATTATAGATTCAGATGGTGTTGTTTATAATGATTCTTTACGTATATCCAATTCCCGTCAAGGCTTTGAATTACTTTATTCTTCAATACTTTCCATTCTGCCTGACAAGGATATTTCCAACGTAAAAATAGGACTTGAATCAACAGGTCATTACAGCACCAATCTCCAAAACTTTTTGTATGCTAAAGGCTTCAAGCTCTCCATTCTCAACCCTTTAGCTACAAATCTCTTCCGTAAAGCCCAGTCTCTTAGAAAAACTAAGACTGATAAAACGGATGCATTGGTTATTGCTAAAATGCTCTTTTCTGATGATACAAAATCCTATTCTCCTGTATCATACCAGATTCAAGAGCTAAAGTCATTAACCAGGCATAGATATCGCTTAATTGGATATAGGTCTAAGTTGAAAACATCTGTCAATAGATTGGTAGATATTATGTTCCCCGAGCTGCCCGATCTTTTTTGGTCAATTCATCAATCTTCTTCCTATGCCCTTTTATCCATACTTCCAAGCCCAAAAGATATAGCTGCCTGCCACCTGACCAAGCTAACAAACATACTAAATACAGCTTCCAAGGGCAAGTATGGAAAAGATAAAGCTATTTCTCTAAAGGAGTCTGCTGCAAATTCTATTGGCACTAACTCAAGGTCTCTAAGTTTTGAACTCAAGCAAACCATTAGGTTAATACAGTCAGTACAACACGAGATTGATTCCTTAGAGCTTCTCATAAAAGAAATCGTTGTTGAGATCAATTCCCCACTTATTAGTATTCCAGGAATTTCATATACCCTGGCTGCTATAATATTGGCAGAAATCGGCGATGTTAAAAGATTCACCACTCCCTGTAAACTCCTGGCCTTTGCCGGATTAGATCCCTCCACCTATCAATCTGGAAAGTACACTGCATCCCATACACCCATGGTCAAACGGGGTTCTGCCTACCTTAGATGGGCCATACTTATGGCTGGGAGAACTGTTTCAATGAGAGATGCCACTTTCTCTGCATATTTGTCGAAGAAACGCTCTGAAGGCAAGCACTATTATGTTGCCATGAGCCATGTTGCTAAAAAATTGATACGTATAATATTTCATCTTCTAAAGACCAATGCAACTTTTGCTCCACAAATATAA
- a CDS encoding 2-hydroxyacyl-CoA dehydratase, giving the protein MKNLFRVGLDVGSTTVKIVVSDIKDSIIYSKYQRHFSDIKSTIAKVIKDAYEKLKDANITVMVTGSGGLSVSKWLDIPFIQEVVACTNTIEKFIPDTDVAIELGGEDAKITFFDGGIDQRMNGTCAGGTGAFIDQMASLLETDAKGLNELAKEYKVIYPIAARCGVFAKTDIQPLLNEGAKKEDIAVSIFQSVVNQTISGLACGKSIKGNVAFLGGPLYFLSELRKRFIETLKLSESEVIFPKNSQIFVAMGAALSSKNEEIISFKNLIDRLPDLNKSLKDEIQILRPLFKDKEEFSQFKARHDKSKIKRKDLESFRGDCYLGIDVGSTTTKASLIDEMGNLLYSFYGSNNGNPLKSALNILKDLYKKLPKGANIVNSAVTGYGESLTKAALSIDIGEVETVAHYKAAEFFQPGVEFILDIGGQDMKCLKVKNGIIDSIMLNEACSSGCGSFIETFAKSLNMNVKDFAVSAQDSKKPVDLGSRCTVFMNSRVKQAQKEGASVGDISAGLSYSVIKNALFKVIKITNPKNLGEKIIVQGGTFYNDAILRAFEIISEREAVRPDIAGLMGAFGAALIAKERYDGVHTSTLLNEKELNNFTTEVNMRRCGKCSNNCLLTINKFSDGKEFISGNRCERGAGLENNILKAPNLFDYRYHRAFDYVPIKKSEAKRGQVGIPRVLNLYENYPFWFTFFTELGFRVELSSRSSKHIYEMGIETIPSESACYPAKIVHGHIMDLVDRKIDFIFYPCIPYEQKEQQGADNNYNCPMVTSYPEVIKNNMDVIREKNINFKNPFLPLDNKTRLAKRLRDELQEFNISRKEISSALEKAFEEQKKMKEDIRTKGEETIKYLKDTGKKGIVLAGRPYHVDPEINHGISNIITSYDMAVLTEDSVAHLGVVDRPLRVVDQWVYHSRLYAAASFVATQENLELIQLNSFGCGLDAVTTDQVQEILNKYEKIYTVLKIDEGSNLGAVKIRIRSLKAAIEEREKYAFKPHKVQEDYKKVVFTKEMKKTHTILCPQMSPIHFQFLQEAFKESGYNLEILPSVDKKAVEEGLRYVNNDACYPSIIVTGQLIEALKSGKYDMENTSVIMSQTGGGCRATNYIGFLRKALKEAGMEKIPVISLNVAGLEKNPGFKITAGLVNKSMMALLYGDLFMRVLYRVRPYEKIKGSANLLYEEWVKECKKNVVNGNHREFKENIYNIVEDFDNLEIKSIVKPRVGVVGEILVKFHPTANNNIVDILESEGVEVVVPDLMDFFLYCAYDAGFKYKYLSGSYFNKIIKDGAIKFIEYFRRHMKAALKNSQRFSETSDIRKLAEDASRILSIGNQTGEGWFLTAEMIELIKSGTKNIVCMQPFACLPNHVTGKGMIKELKRIYPGSNIAAIDYDPGASEVNQLNRLKLMLSVAFKSIENEVELESCKEKIVPKAVLAENTNK; this is encoded by the coding sequence ATGAAAAATTTATTTCGTGTAGGTTTAGATGTAGGCTCCACTACGGTAAAGATAGTTGTTTCAGATATAAAGGACAGTATAATCTATAGTAAATATCAAAGACACTTTTCTGATATAAAAAGTACTATAGCTAAGGTTATCAAAGATGCCTATGAAAAGTTAAAAGATGCTAATATAACTGTCATGGTTACGGGTTCTGGAGGATTATCTGTATCCAAGTGGCTTGATATACCATTTATTCAGGAAGTAGTAGCATGTACTAATACCATAGAAAAATTTATTCCGGATACTGATGTAGCTATAGAACTTGGAGGTGAAGATGCCAAGATAACTTTTTTTGACGGAGGAATTGATCAGAGAATGAATGGGACTTGTGCAGGTGGTACAGGAGCATTTATCGATCAGATGGCATCTCTTCTTGAAACAGATGCAAAAGGGTTAAATGAATTGGCTAAGGAGTATAAAGTTATTTATCCTATAGCTGCCAGATGTGGAGTATTTGCCAAAACCGATATTCAACCTCTTTTAAATGAAGGAGCAAAAAAAGAAGACATTGCAGTATCTATATTTCAATCTGTAGTAAATCAGACTATAAGTGGACTTGCTTGTGGTAAATCTATAAAAGGAAATGTTGCTTTTTTGGGAGGACCTTTATATTTTCTATCGGAGCTTAGAAAGAGATTTATAGAAACTTTAAAGCTCAGTGAAAGTGAGGTGATTTTTCCTAAAAATTCTCAGATTTTTGTGGCAATGGGAGCTGCCCTATCTTCAAAGAATGAAGAAATTATTTCTTTTAAGAATTTAATAGATAGATTACCGGATTTAAATAAATCCTTAAAAGATGAAATTCAGATACTAAGGCCTCTTTTTAAAGATAAAGAAGAATTTAGCCAGTTTAAGGCAAGGCATGACAAAAGTAAAATAAAAAGAAAAGATTTAGAAAGTTTCAGAGGAGATTGTTATTTAGGAATAGATGTGGGATCTACCACTACTAAAGCATCTCTTATAGATGAAATGGGCAATTTATTATATTCTTTTTATGGAAGTAATAATGGAAATCCATTAAAATCTGCCCTGAATATATTAAAAGATTTATATAAAAAGTTGCCTAAAGGTGCCAATATAGTAAATTCTGCAGTTACAGGCTATGGGGAAAGCCTTACCAAAGCTGCACTATCTATAGATATAGGAGAGGTGGAAACTGTTGCTCATTATAAGGCCGCAGAATTCTTTCAGCCTGGAGTGGAATTTATATTGGATATTGGTGGACAGGATATGAAATGTCTTAAAGTCAAAAATGGAATAATCGATAGTATAATGTTAAATGAAGCTTGCTCATCGGGATGTGGATCCTTTATAGAAACTTTTGCTAAATCATTGAATATGAATGTGAAGGATTTTGCAGTTTCTGCACAAGATTCTAAAAAACCAGTAGATTTAGGTTCTAGATGTACTGTGTTCATGAATTCCAGAGTTAAACAAGCACAGAAGGAAGGAGCTTCTGTAGGAGATATATCCGCAGGACTTTCCTATTCAGTTATAAAAAATGCTTTATTTAAAGTGATAAAAATAACAAATCCTAAGAATTTAGGAGAAAAAATAATAGTTCAAGGGGGAACTTTCTATAATGATGCCATATTGAGGGCTTTTGAAATAATATCTGAGAGGGAAGCAGTGAGACCTGACATAGCAGGTCTTATGGGAGCCTTTGGAGCTGCACTCATTGCAAAAGAAAGGTATGATGGAGTTCATACAAGTACTTTGTTAAATGAAAAAGAATTAAATAATTTTACTACAGAAGTAAATATGAGAAGGTGTGGTAAATGTTCAAATAATTGTCTTCTTACTATAAATAAGTTTTCAGATGGAAAGGAATTTATATCAGGAAACAGATGCGAAAGAGGTGCTGGCTTAGAGAATAATATCTTAAAGGCGCCAAATCTTTTTGATTACAGGTATCATAGGGCATTTGACTATGTTCCTATTAAAAAAAGTGAAGCTAAAAGAGGACAAGTGGGTATACCTAGGGTTTTAAATTTATATGAGAATTATCCATTTTGGTTTACCTTCTTTACAGAGCTTGGTTTCAGGGTGGAATTGTCTTCCCGTTCTTCAAAACATATTTATGAAATGGGCATAGAAACAATACCTTCTGAGTCAGCTTGTTATCCTGCAAAAATAGTTCATGGACATATAATGGATTTGGTAGACAGGAAGATAGATTTTATATTTTATCCTTGTATACCTTATGAGCAAAAAGAACAGCAGGGAGCAGATAATAATTATAATTGTCCTATGGTAACTTCTTATCCTGAGGTTATAAAAAATAACATGGATGTAATAAGAGAGAAAAATATCAATTTTAAGAATCCTTTCTTGCCTCTGGATAATAAGACAAGACTTGCAAAAAGACTTAGAGATGAATTACAAGAATTTAATATATCTAGGAAAGAAATATCAAGTGCCCTGGAAAAAGCTTTTGAAGAACAGAAAAAGATGAAAGAGGACATAAGAACAAAAGGAGAAGAGACAATAAAGTATCTTAAAGATACGGGGAAAAAGGGTATAGTGCTTGCAGGAAGACCCTACCATGTGGATCCTGAAATAAACCATGGAATATCAAATATAATAACTTCCTATGATATGGCAGTATTGACAGAAGACTCTGTGGCTCATTTAGGAGTGGTAGATAGGCCACTTAGGGTAGTGGATCAATGGGTGTATCATTCCAGGCTTTATGCTGCAGCAAGTTTTGTGGCAACTCAGGAAAATTTAGAATTGATACAGTTGAATTCTTTTGGATGTGGTTTAGACGCAGTCACTACAGATCAGGTTCAAGAAATACTTAATAAATATGAAAAAATATATACAGTATTAAAAATTGACGAGGGAAGTAATTTAGGGGCGGTTAAAATAAGAATACGTTCTCTAAAGGCTGCTATTGAAGAAAGAGAGAAGTATGCCTTTAAGCCTCATAAGGTTCAGGAGGACTATAAAAAGGTAGTTTTTACAAAAGAAATGAAAAAAACTCATACCATATTATGTCCTCAGATGTCACCAATACATTTTCAATTTTTACAGGAGGCATTTAAAGAGTCTGGTTATAATTTGGAGATATTACCTTCTGTAGATAAAAAAGCTGTAGAGGAAGGCCTAAGGTACGTAAATAATGATGCATGTTATCCTTCCATAATAGTAACAGGACAGTTGATAGAAGCTTTAAAATCAGGTAAATATGACATGGAAAATACGTCTGTTATAATGTCTCAAACGGGGGGAGGATGCAGAGCTACAAATTATATAGGATTTTTGAGGAAAGCTTTAAAGGAAGCAGGCATGGAGAAAATACCAGTTATATCTTTAAATGTGGCTGGCTTAGAGAAAAATCCCGGGTTTAAAATTACTGCGGGACTTGTGAATAAATCCATGATGGCACTTCTATATGGAGATCTTTTTATGAGAGTTTTATATAGAGTAAGGCCTTATGAAAAAATAAAAGGTTCTGCAAATCTCTTATATGAAGAATGGGTAAAAGAATGTAAAAAGAATGTAGTAAATGGAAATCACAGGGAATTTAAAGAAAATATTTATAATATAGTGGAGGATTTTGACAATTTAGAAATAAAATCTATAGTTAAGCCACGGGTAGGGGTAGTAGGAGAAATATTGGTGAAATTTCATCCTACGGCCAATAATAATATTGTGGATATTTTAGAAAGTGAAGGAGTAGAAGTGGTAGTTCCTGATTTAATGGATTTTTTCTTGTACTGTGCCTACGATGCCGGATTTAAATATAAGTATCTGTCTGGAAGTTACTTTAATAAAATTATAAAAGATGGTGCTATAAAGTTTATTGAATATTTTAGAAGACATATGAAAGCTGCATTAAAAAATAGCCAGCGGTTTAGTGAAACTTCTGATATTAGGAAGTTGGCAGAGGATGCCTCAAGAATATTGTCTATTGGAAACCAGACTGGAGAAGGATGGTTCTTAACTGCAGAAATGATAGAGCTTATAAAAAGTGGCACTAAAAATATTGTATGTATGCAGCCTTTTGCGTGTCTACCTAATCATGTAACGGGCAAAGGTATGATAAAAGAACTGAAAAGAATATATCCAGGCAGTAATATTGCAGCAATAGACTATGATCCGGGAGCAAGTGAAGTGAACCAGTTAAATAGATTAAAACTTATGTTATCCGTGGCTTTTAAATCCATAGAAAATGAAGTTGAATTAGAAAGTTGCAAAGAAAAAATTGTTCCAAAAGCAGTGCTTGCAGAAAATACTAATAAATAA
- a CDS encoding ABC transporter ATP-binding protein has translation MDKLTLNNIYMNYHSLKNSTKALEDISFTIEKGEFLSIVGPSGCGKTTLLNIIAGLIKPSSGEIYIDNEKITSFSHKMGYMFQKDQLFEWLNIWNNILIGIKIQRKSINAYKTKLETLLKNYGLWDFRYHYPQELSGGMRQKVALIRTLALDPEVLLLDEPFSSLDYQTRLNISDEIFKIIKNEGKTAIMVTHDISEAVSMSNRIIVLSKRPARIKKIFNIVFKEHHDSPLKSREDPEFRIYFNHIWKELNY, from the coding sequence TTGGACAAATTAACCCTTAACAATATCTATATGAACTATCATTCATTGAAAAATTCAACTAAAGCATTAGAAGATATAAGCTTTACTATAGAAAAAGGAGAATTTTTAAGTATAGTAGGCCCCTCCGGATGTGGTAAAACTACACTTTTAAATATAATAGCCGGTCTTATAAAACCCTCTTCTGGAGAAATATATATAGACAATGAAAAAATAACTTCATTTTCTCATAAAATGGGCTATATGTTTCAAAAAGACCAATTATTTGAATGGCTAAATATTTGGAATAATATATTGATTGGTATTAAAATACAGCGTAAATCCATAAATGCCTATAAGACTAAATTAGAAACTTTATTGAAAAACTATGGATTGTGGGATTTTAGATATCATTATCCTCAGGAATTATCCGGAGGTATGAGGCAGAAAGTAGCTCTAATAAGAACCCTTGCCCTTGACCCTGAAGTATTGCTTCTTGATGAGCCTTTTTCTTCTTTAGATTATCAAACTCGATTAAATATAAGTGATGAAATATTTAAAATAATAAAGAATGAAGGTAAAACTGCCATAATGGTAACTCATGATATCTCAGAGGCTGTATCCATGTCAAACAGAATTATAGTCTTATCTAAAAGACCGGCTAGAATAAAAAAAATATTCAATATAGTCTTTAAAGAACACCATGATTCTCCTTTAAAATCCAGAGAAGATCCAGAATTTAGAATTTACTTTAACCACATATGGAAGGAGTTGAACTATTAA
- a CDS encoding ABC transporter permease, giving the protein MVDDRQEHELYIKNINRRKKKITLCRIIILIAFFVLWEIAGDLGWIDPFLTSTPSRMYKNLIALYLEGTLFTHIGITCFETILGFLLSTALGTLIAIILWWSEFISDILDPYIVVLNALPKVALAPIIIFWVGNGISAIILVTVLISIIVTILTVLNGFKEVDKDKITLLKTFGSSKLQILTNLIIPSSVPTLISSLKINVGLSWVGVIMGEFLVAKEGLGFLIIYGGQISQLDTVMVSIIILSILAYAMYASISFAEKKLRKLIFH; this is encoded by the coding sequence ATGGTGGACGACAGACAAGAACATGAACTCTATATAAAAAACATAAATAGAAGAAAGAAAAAAATTACACTATGCCGAATAATAATTTTAATAGCTTTTTTTGTTTTATGGGAAATTGCAGGAGATTTGGGATGGATAGATCCTTTTTTAACCAGCACTCCCTCTAGAATGTACAAAAATCTTATAGCCCTTTATCTTGAAGGAACTTTATTTACACATATTGGAATTACCTGTTTTGAAACAATATTAGGCTTTTTATTAAGTACCGCTCTTGGAACTTTAATTGCTATAATTCTTTGGTGGTCTGAATTTATTTCAGATATATTGGATCCATATATAGTAGTATTAAATGCTCTTCCAAAAGTTGCTCTGGCTCCTATAATAATATTTTGGGTAGGTAACGGAATTTCTGCTATTATTTTAGTTACAGTATTAATTTCCATAATTGTAACTATATTAACCGTATTAAATGGTTTTAAAGAAGTAGATAAGGACAAAATCACCCTTCTTAAAACTTTTGGTTCTTCAAAACTTCAGATCTTAACCAATCTTATAATACCTTCTTCAGTTCCTACTCTAATCTCCTCATTAAAAATAAATGTAGGACTCTCCTGGGTAGGAGTAATAATGGGAGAATTTCTGGTGGCAAAGGAAGGTTTGGGGTTCTTAATAATATATGGTGGACAAATATCTCAACTGGATACAGTCATGGTCAGCATAATTATACTTTCAATATTAGCTTATGCCATGTATGCATCTATATCCTTTGCTGAAAAAAAACTTAGAAAATTAATATTTCATTAG
- a CDS encoding transglutaminase domain-containing protein produces the protein MNTSPVTILIGLVFLYPLIKGFLFKFSSKDLKLDIDDVNRNISFIIALITGIYFWRKIFIQHSYNLYNILPEYIGNYFENNSFLVYAIVIPVFIFIVYRIIKLLLNLMNYLTLYPLIDSIDGFLKFKSNIFKRILGMIFQLPRSICYVLLISFILNIISMFNINSKLNTYLESSRPYNSICREIIIPVTNSNIAKQLPNIINNSFKIVIKQSNSKDTQNVNDLSRFKNDEGSIIYYNGVTIEEGIKSNQEINTFAKALGTEGSNTTERSEILYNWIGTNISYDHEKATKVLSNDFDVQSGAIPTFSSKKGICFDYACLYVAMARANNMKVRLITGEGFNGINWVSHAWNQVYIPEGNQWINVDTTFYKGGDYFNSKRFQLDHRDSQIAGEW, from the coding sequence TTGAACACGAGTCCCGTAACTATATTGATAGGATTGGTATTTTTATATCCTCTTATAAAAGGTTTTTTATTTAAGTTTTCTTCTAAGGATTTAAAATTGGATATAGACGATGTAAATAGAAATATTTCTTTTATAATAGCTTTGATAACCGGAATATATTTCTGGCGAAAGATATTTATACAGCACAGCTATAACTTATACAATATTTTGCCTGAATATATTGGAAACTATTTTGAGAATAATAGTTTTTTGGTATATGCAATTGTAATTCCTGTATTTATATTTATAGTTTACAGAATTATAAAACTTCTATTAAATTTAATGAATTATTTAACCCTATATCCTTTGATTGATAGTATAGACGGATTTTTGAAATTCAAAAGTAATATTTTTAAAAGGATACTGGGGATGATTTTTCAATTACCTCGATCAATATGTTATGTACTTTTAATTTCCTTTATATTAAATATAATTTCTATGTTTAATATAAATTCCAAATTAAATACATACCTAGAAAGTTCAAGACCCTACAACTCTATATGCAGGGAAATAATAATCCCGGTGACTAACTCTAATATTGCAAAGCAGCTGCCTAATATAATTAACAATTCTTTTAAAATAGTAATAAAACAATCGAATTCAAAAGATACACAGAATGTAAATGATTTAAGTAGATTTAAAAATGACGAAGGTAGTATTATATACTATAATGGCGTTACCATAGAAGAAGGCATAAAATCTAATCAGGAAATTAATACTTTTGCTAAAGCCCTTGGTACAGAAGGAAGCAATACTACTGAAAGGTCAGAAATACTTTATAATTGGATAGGTACCAATATAAGTTATGATCATGAAAAAGCAACTAAAGTATTAAGTAATGATTTTGATGTACAATCTGGGGCAATTCCTACTTTTTCTTCTAAAAAGGGAATTTGTTTTGACTATGCTTGTCTTTATGTAGCTATGGCAAGAGCTAATAATATGAAAGTGAGGCTTATAACGGGGGAAGGATTTAATGGCATAAATTGGGTGAGCCATGCTTGGAATCAGGTTTATATTCCAGAAGGTAATCAATGGATAAATGTAGATACAACTTTTTATAAGGGAGGAGATTACTTTAATAGCAAAAGATTTCAACTTGATCATAGAGATTCGCAAATAGCAGGAGAGTGGTAG